The Euphorbia lathyris chromosome 2, ddEupLath1.1, whole genome shotgun sequence genome includes a window with the following:
- the LOC136218792 gene encoding phosphoenolpyruvate carboxylase, housekeeping isozyme, with amino-acid sequence MQNRNLEKLASIDAQLRLLAPAKVSEDDKLVEYDALLLDRFLDILQDLHGEDLKEMVQECYELSAEYEGKHDCRKLEELGNVLTSLDPGDSIVIAKSFSHMLNLANLAEEVQIAHRRRNKLKKGDFQDESNATTESDIEETLKRLVVDMKKSPEEVFDALKNQTVDLVLTAHPTQSVRRSLLQKHARIRNCLAQLYAKDITPDDKQEIDEALQREIQAAFRTDEIRRTAPTPQDEMRAGMSYFHETIWKGVPKFLRRVDTALKNIGINERVPYNAPLIQFSSWMGGDRDGNPRVTPEVTRDVCLLARMMAANLYYSQIEDLMFELSMWRCSEELRFRADELHRSSKRDAKHYIEFWKQVPVSEPYRVILGDIRDKLYQTRERSRQMLSHGISEIPEEATFTNVEQFLAPLELCYRSLCSCGDQPIADGSLLDFLRQVSTFGLSLVRLDIRQESDRHTDVIDAITKHLEIGSYREWSEERRQEWLLSELSGKRPLFGTDLQKTEEIADVLDTFHVISELPSDNFGAYIISMATAPSDVLAVELLQRECHVKKPLRVVPLFEKLADLEAAPAALARLFSIDWYRNRINGKQEVMIGYSDSGKDAGRFSAAWQLYKAQEELIKVAKQFGVKLTMFHGRGGTVGRGGGPTHLAILSQPPDTIHGSLRVTVQGEVIEQSFGEEHLCFRTLQRFTAATLEHGMHPPVSPKPEWRELMDQMAVVATEEYRSIVFKEPRFVEYFRLATPELEYGRMNIGSRPSKRKPSGGIESLRAIPWIFAWTQTRFHLPVWLGFRAAFKQLIQKDIKNLHMLQAMYNQWPFFRVTIDLIEMVFAKGDPGIAALYDKLLVSKDLWPFGESLRANYEETKQLLLQIAGHKDILEGDPYLKQRLRLRDSYITTLNVCQAYTLKRIREPNYSVTVRPHISKEIVESSKPGDELVKLNPTSEYAPGLEDTLILTMKGIAAGMQNTG; translated from the exons ATGCAAAACAGGAATCTTGAGAAGTTGGCATCGATCGATGCACAACTTAGGCTTCTGGCTCCTGCAAAAGTGAGTGAAGATGACAAATTGGTGGAATATGATGCTTTGCTTTTGGATCGGTTTCTCGATATTCTTCAAGATTTGCACGGAGAAGATCTCAAGGAAATG GTACAAGAATGCTATGAGCTTtctgctgaatatgaagggaAGCATGACTGTAGGAAACTTGAGGAACTTGGTAACGTCTTGACCAGTTTGGATCCCGGGGACTCCATTGTCATTGCCAAGTCTTTCTCCCACATGCTTAATTTGGCAAACTTGGCTGAAGAGGTTCAAATTGCACATCGTCGACGGAACAAGTTGAAAAAGGGAGATTTTCAGGATGAGAGCAATGCAACAACTGAATCAGACATTGAAGAAACCCTCAAGAGACTTGTTGTTGACATGAAAAAATCTCCTGAAGAAGTTTTTGATGCACTGAAGAATCAGACAGTAGATCTTGTCTTGACTGCTCATCCTACTCAATCAGTCCGTAGATCTTTGCTCCAAAAGCATGCAAG GATTCGGAATTGTTTGGCACAGTTGTATGCCAAAGACATTACTCCAGATGATAAGCAGGAGATTGATGAGGCTTTACAGCGGGAG ATTCAAGCTGCATTTCGCACGGATGAGATAAGGAGGACTGCTCCAACACCTCAAGATGAGATGAGGGCAGGAATGAGCTACTTCCATGAAACAATCTGGAAGGGTGTCCCAAAGTTCTTGCGCCGTGTTGACACTGCTTTGAAGAACATAGGGATTAATGAAAGAGTTCCTTATAATGCTCCTCTCATTCAATTTTCTTCTTGGATGGGTGGTGATCGTGATG GTAATCCAAGGGTAACTCCTGAGGTGACAAGGGATGTTTGCTTATTGGCTAGAATGATGGCAGCTAACCTGTACTATTCCCAAATTGAGGATCTGATGTTCGAG TTGTCTATGTGGCGTTGCAGTGAGGAGCTGCGTTTTCGTGCAGATGAACTCCACAGATCCTCAAAGAGAGATGCAAAACATTACATTG AGTTTTGGAAACAAGTTCCTGTTAGTGAACCCTATCGTGTGATACTTGGTGACATAAGGGATAAGCTGTATCAGACACGTGAACGCTCTCGGCAAATGTTATCTCATGGAATATCAGAAATCCCAGAGGAGGCAACTTTCACCAACGTGGAGCag TTCTTGGCACCTCTTGAGCTGTGTTATAGATCACTCTGCTCTTGTGGGGATCAGCCGATTGCTGATGGGAGCCTGCTTGATTTCTTGAGACAAGTTTCGACTTTTGGACTCTCTTTAGTGAGGCTCGACATCAGGCAAGAGTCAGATCGCCACACCGATGTTATTGATGCCATTACCAAGCATTTGGAAATTGGTTCCTATAGAGAGTGGTCTGAAGAACGCCGACAGGAGTGGCTATTATCTGAACTCAGTGGCAAGCGACCCTTGTTTGGCACTGATCTTCAAAAAACTGAGGAAATTGCTGATGTGTTGGATACTTTCCATGTCATTTCAGAACTCCCATCAGATAACTTCGGAGCATACATTATCTCAATGGCAACTGCTCCTTCAGATGTGCTTGCTGTTGAGCTACTGCAGCGGGAATGCCATGTCAAGAAGCCGTTAAGAGTTGTCCCATTGTTTGAGAAGCTTGCAGATCTTGAGGCTGCTCCTGCTGCCTTGGCCCGGCTCTTCTCCATAGACTGGTATAGGAATCGTATCAACGGAAAGCAAGAAGTCATGATTGGTTACTCAGATTCTGGCAAAGATGCTGGACGATTCTCTGCAGCCTGGCAGTTATACAAGGCTCAAGAGGAGCTTATAAAGGTAGCTAAGCAATTTGGTGTAAAGCTCACAATGTTTCATGGCCGTGGTGGGACCGTTGGTAGAGGTGGTGGTCCTACCCATCTTGCTATATTGTCTCAGCCACCAGATACAATTCACGGGTCACTCCGTGTCACTGTTCAAGGTGAAGTTATTGAGCAATCATTTGGAGAGGAGCACTTGTGCTTTAGAACTCTTCAGCGTTTCACAGCTGCCACGCTAGAACATGGTATGCATCCCCCAGTTTCCCCGAAACCAGAATGGCGAGAGCTTATGGATCAAATGGCTGTTGTTGCCACAGAAGAGTACCGATCAATTGTTTTCAAAGAACCACGATTTGTTGAATACTTCCGCCTT GCCACTCCAGAGTTGGAGTACGGTAGGATGAACATTGGAAGCCGTCCGTCAAAAAGAAAGCCAAGTGGTGGTATTGAATCTCTTCGTGCAATCCCTTGGATCTTTGCCTGGACGCAAACAAGATTCCATCTTCCAGTGTGGCTAGGCTTCAGAGCAGCATTTAAACAACTCATTCAAAAGGATATTAAGAATCTCCACATGCTGCAGGCGATGTACAATCAATGGCCTTTCTTTAGGGTCACCATTGATTTGATTGAAATGGTGTTTGCCAAGGGAGACCCTGGCATAGCGGCCTTGTATGACAAACTCCTTGTCTCCAAGGACCTTTGGCCATTTGGCGAAAGTTTGAGGGCCAACTACGAGGAAACCAAGCAGCTTCTTCTCCAG ATTGCTGGACACAAGGATATTCTTGAAGGAGACCCTTACTTGAAACAAAGGCTACGTCTTCGTGATTCATACATCACAACCCTCAATGTTTGTCAAGCCTACACTCTGAAACGTATCAGAGAACCAAATTACAGCGTGACAGTGCGGCCACACATCTCCAAGGAAATAGTGGAATCAAGCAAACCAGGAGACGAACTTGTGAAACTAAACCCAACAAGTGAATACGCCCCTGGTTTGGAGGACACCCTGATCTTAACCATGAAGGGTATTGCTGCTGGAATGCAGAACACTGGTTAA
- the LOC136218793 gene encoding alpha-1,2-mannosyltransferase ALG9, with amino-acid sequence MALSTRQRRPLPSDDSSSASVPYSKVDKPRRSINGEDDGKGLGWFLPLLALGMLRYMSATSNIVHDCDEVFNYWEPLHFLLYKSGFQTWEYSSQFALRSYLYINFHELVGLPASWLYGEEKVRVFYAVRLFLGLISVVADATLVIALSRKYGKRLASYALAMLCLTSGCFFASTSFLPSSFSMYAMSLSSGLFLLDKPAMAVAVAAAGVILGWPFSLLAFLPITCYSLIRRFKRAFLAGAATSLALLVLSVLVDYHYYGRWTSSVMNLMIYNVLGGGESHLYGIEGPLFYLRNAFNNFNFCFVLALLFLALLPIARRKYAPDFLIVVSPLYIWLAFMSLQPHKEERFLYPIYPLICVAASAVIESFPDLFRDKYNPHDNSWILIIAKSLRPIFLGLILCASHARTFSLINGYGAPIEVYKILEHHDDAGTGSVLCIGSEWHRFPSSFFVPDYISEVHWIDDGFRGLLPFPFNSSLGGTTAAPPYFNNKNKAAEEQYLRDLETCTFLVELQLDRPYPSRGSDMSTWEAIAAFHYLDRELSPPLHRSFFIPYLWQEKNVFGMYKLYRRISK; translated from the exons ATGGCTCTATCTACGCGTCAGCGGCGTCCGCTGCCGTCTGATGACTCCTCATCGGCGTCGGTGCCGTACTCCAAGGTCGATAAACCTAGGAGATCAATCAACGGGGAAGACGATGGAAAAGGATTAGGATGGTTCTTGCCCCTTTTAGCTTTGGGAATGCTTAGGTACATGAGCGCTACATCAAATATTGTCCATGATTGTGACGAGGTTTTCAACTATTGGGAACCTCTCCATTTTCTTCTTTACAAGTCTGGCTTTCAGACTTGGGAATACAG CTCTCAGTTTGCACTTCGCTCTTACTTGTACATTAATTTCCATGAACTAGTGGGTTTACCAGCTTCCTGGTTGTATGGTGAGGAAAAA GTGAGAGTATTCTATGCAGTAAGACTCTTCCTTGGTCTCATTTCTGTTGTTGCAGATGCCACTCTAGTCATAGCCCTTTCCAGGAAGTATGGCAAACGTCTTGCTTCTTATGCACTTGCAATGCTATGTTTAACTAGTGGATGTTTCTTTGCTAGCACAA GCTTTCTTCCAAGTTCGTTCTCTATGTATGCCATGAGTCTTTCTTCTGGACTGTTTCTTCTTGATAAGCCTGCGATGGCAGTTGCTGTTGCAGCTGCTGGGGTAATTCTTGGTTGGCCGTTCTCATTATTGGCCTTCTTGCCAATCACATGCTACTCTTTGATTAGAAGATTCAAGCGAGCATTTTTAGCTGGTGCAGCCACTTCTCTTGCTCTTCTT GTGCTCTCTGTGTTGGTTGATTATCACTACTACGGAAGGTGGACGTCATCAGTTATGAATCTTATGATTTATAATGTCTTAGGAGGTGGTGAGAGCCACTTGTATGGAATTGAGGGGCCATTATTCTATCTGCGGAATGCATTTAACAATTTTAACTTCTGTTTTGTTCTTGCTTTGCTCTTCCTTGCACTTTTGCCAATTGCAAGGAGAAAGTATGcccctgacttcttaattgtgGTATCACCTCTTTATATATGGCTAGCATTCATGTCGTTGCAGCCACACAAAGAAGAAAG GTTTCTTTATCCAATATACCCTCTCATTTGCGTTGCTGCATCTGCTGTTATTGAAAGCTTTCCTGATCTTTTTCGGGACAAATATAATCCTCATGACAATTCCTGGATCCTTATT ATAGCAAAATCTCTCAGGCCTATATTTCTTGGCCTCATATTATGTGCATCACATGCTCGTACATTCTCACTGATAAATGGTTATGGCGCTCCTATTGAAGTTTACAAAATATTGGAGCACCACGATGATGCGGGAACAG GTTCCGTACTCTGCATTGGAAGTGAATGGCACCGCTTCCCTTCATCCTTTTTTGTTCCGGATTACATCAGTGAAGTCCATTGGATCGATGATGGATTCCGAGGTCTTCTTCCATTTCCTTTCAATTCAAGCCTGGGTGGTACGACAGCAGCACCCCCGTACTTTAACAATAAGAACAAGGCAGCAGAAGAGCAATAT CTCCGTGATCTTGAGACCTGCACTTTCCTGGTCGAGCTGCAGCTGGATCGACCTTACCCTTCACGCGGAAGTGACATGTCAACTTGGGAG GCTATTGCAGCTTTTCACTATCTAGACAGAGAGCTCTCTCCTCCGCTGCACAGGTCATTTTTTATCCCGTATCTGTGGCAGGAGAAAAATGTTTTTGGCATGTACAAGTTGTATAGAAGAATATCCAAATGA